The stretch of DNA TGGCGAGCACCACGACGACCACGAGGGCGCCGAGCACCAGCGGCGAGGACCACACCGAGTCGTCCTTCGCGTCGGCCGAGGTCTCGGCGGGATCGGCGGGATCGGCCGAGATCTCCTCGGAGGGAACGGTCGTGGGGGTTCCCTCGTCGGCCGGCGCCTCGTTGGCGACGGCGTCGGGATCGGTGACCGTGAAGCGGGTGGTTCCGATGATGGGGTGGCCATCTACCGAGACGACGCGATAATTGACCTCGTACGCGCCATCGGGTGCTTCACTCGACGGCGTGACGACGACTCGCGGACCGTCGACCTGCACCTCGGCATCGACGGCCTTCCCGTCGACGCTCACGCCCACCTCCGACGGCTCCCGCAGGTTCTCGGTGAAGGTCAGCACGACTCGCTCGGGGACGGCCTCCAGGCGAGCTCCGTCCGTGGGGTCCGAGGAGATCAGGGACGTGTGCGCTCGGGCAGGCACCGACCATCCGAGGATGACCGCAGTGACGAGGAGCACAAGAGAAGTCAGACGCACTCCTTCAGCCTATCCGGCGGTTGTTCGGAGGCTTTCTGGCCCTTCGGGACCAGAGCCGATGGCACGACCAGAGTGACTGAGGGGGATTGTGTGAACAGGAGGTTGGAGCACGTGGTTCACTCACCCGTGGAGGTGTCACACGTGCGTCTGACTCGGGTCATCGCGACAGTGACGGTCACGCTCGCCGCTCTGGCGGTGCCGACCGCCGCTCAGGCCGTCGACCCCACGCCGCCCCCGACCACCGGGCCGAGCGCCTCCACGCCCTCGCTGGACGTCCCCGATCCGCTCGCGATCGCGCCGAGCGCCGTCACCGAGCTGACCACCCTCGCCCTGCGCTACGAGGCCAACCTCAGCGTGGCCGAGGACCGCCGCAAGGAGGCCGTCGAGCGCCAGCGCGACGCCGACCGGCAGCGCACCATCGCCCGGGCCTACGTGGCCCAGGTGGTCGAGTACGCGATGTCGCCGAACGGCGACCCCTTCGCCCAGAAGCTCACGGCGCTCGCGGCGGCGGAGAACCCCGAGGACCTCATCACCGGGATCTTCAGCACCGAGCAGGTCACCGAGGCCCAGGAGGGACACCTCGGGGACGCGAAGCGGGCGTTCGACGCCGCCCAGGTGCTCCAGGCCCGCGCCGACCGCGCCACCAAGATCGCCGAGAAGGCCGAGGCCAGCGCGGCCCGTCAGCTCAAGCAGGTCGGCAAGATCGCGAAGCAGCTCGGCCTCGGCGCCTCGTCCACGCCCGCGGGCCTGCCCCAGACCCGCGTCGAGCAGGAGTCCTGGAACGCCGCCTCCACCACGGCGTGGAAGCGCTACACCCGGCAGCTGACCCGGCTCGGCGTCAAGGCCCCGCCGGCGGGACGCCTCAAGGCCACGCGCGGCGTCGGCAGGGCCACGGTCGGCTCCACCACCGTCGAGGTGCTGCCCGCCCAGACCATCCGCATGATCAACGCGCTGGTCGGCCGGATCGGCGACGACTACGCGGCCA from Aeromicrobium phoceense encodes:
- a CDS encoding copper resistance CopC family protein, whose amino-acid sequence is MPARAHTSLISSDPTDGARLEAVPERVVLTFTENLREPSEVGVSVDGKAVDAEVQVDGPRVVVTPSSEAPDGAYEVNYRVVSVDGHPIIGTTRFTVTDPDAVANEAPADEGTPTTVPSEEISADPADPAETSADAKDDSVWSSPLVLGALVVVVVLAIGGATVLRRRSTSSDDDRP